A single region of the Sorghum bicolor cultivar BTx623 chromosome 7, Sorghum_bicolor_NCBIv3, whole genome shotgun sequence genome encodes:
- the LOC8067990 gene encoding uncharacterized protein LOC8067990 — MASSSTYLMLASARAPLAPLLRPTLMALVARTAAASITSGARASVPLFVNPAAFRPGVRRCGWAHICRDSSLQGPPGTDSPAQKQEDMKKSEAVSEAAIRIAGGSGRRFSDWSTSVLIFGIWGGLLYYVFLLAPNQTPYQDTYLLQKLLNLKGNDGFRMNDVLVSLWYIMGLWPLVYTMLLLPTGRSSKSKIPVWPFLVLSCIGGAYALIPYFVLWKPPPPPIDEDEIGQWPLKFLESKLTAGVVFALGIGLIIYAGKAGGDDWKEFIRYFRSSKFIHATCLDFTLLSAFSPFWVYNDMTARRWKNGSWLLPLALIPFVGPSLYLLLRPSLSSLLEASASPSDEFKK, encoded by the exons ATGGCATCCTCCTCTACCTACCTCATGCTCGCCAGCGCCCGTGCTCCCCTCGCTCCTCTCCTAAGGCCAACGCTGATGGCCCTCGTCGCGAGAACCGCCGCAGCCTCCATCACTAGTGGCGCCAGAGCTAGTGTCCCTCTGTTCGTCAACCCCGCCGCCTTCCGgccgggagtgcggcgctgtGGCTGGGCCCACATCTGCAGAGACTCGTCCCTCCAGGGCCCTCCCGGCACCGATTCTCCTGCCCAGAAGCAAGAGGATATGAAGAAGAGCGAGGCGGTGTCAGAGGCTGCTATTCGGATTGCCGGAGGCAGCGGCCGGAGGTTCAGCGACTGGAGCACGTCGGTGCTCATCTTCGGGATTTGGGGGGGACTCCTGTACTACGTCTTCCTGCTCGCGCCTAACCAGACACCG TACCAAGACACATACCTCTTGCAGAAACTTTTAAATCTGAAGGGTAACGATGGCTTTCGAATGAATGATGTTCTTGTTTCTCTATGGTACATTATGGGCCTCTGGCCACTAGTCTACACTATGTTGCTCCTTCCTACTGGTAGAAG TTCCAAAAGCAAGATTCCTGTGTGGCCATTCCTGGTTCTTTCATGCATCGGAGGAGCGTATGCGTTGATTCCTTACTTTGTCTTATGGAAGCCGCCTCCACCTCCAATTGACGAAGATGAAATTGGACAGTGGCCATTAAAATTTCTTGAGTCAAAGTTAACTGCAGGA GTAGTGTTTGCCTTGGGCATTGGACTGATCATATATGCTGGCAAAGCTGGTGGCGATGATTGGAAAGAATTTATTCGATACTTCAGGTCGAGCAAGTTT ATCCATGCCACCTGCCTTGATTTTACTTTGCTATCAGCCTTCTCACCATTTTGGGTCTATAACGACATGACAGCAAGGCGATG GAAAAATGGCTCATGGCTTCTACCACTTGCACTGATACCTTTTGTGGGGCCCTCACTATATCTTCTACTGCGCCCATCACTTTCTTCCTTGCTGGAAGCATCTGCTTCACCATCTGATgaatttaaaaaataa